In Spirosoma aureum, a single genomic region encodes these proteins:
- a CDS encoding SusC/RagA family TonB-linked outer membrane protein, translated as MQLFVNSFPLLTKVMKVTGTHILLILIFANFSVARPSFAQELLNRPVSMNIKNKELGSVLDHIAKEAKIRFTYVPKLIDMDQRISLVATKEKLSTVLDRLLKPLNINYEIEGEFIVLKREPGHSSRTNETSDAGLLKAIALADIALTGTVADEKGELLPGVSVVLKGTQRGTTTNAEGAFSFNVPDNKGILVFSFVGYIAQEIEIGNKTTFTVRLAAESKSLNEVVVVGYGVQEKKTLTGAVSAVNEQQLRAVPTGDAAARLQGRVAGVTVVTSSEPGGNSTVRVRGIGSINNNDPLYIVDGVPTNTGLTGINPNDVESMTVLKDASASAIYGSRGANGVIVVTTKRGKKGTLKLSFDARYGAQRAANQLAMMNSQELGELLWQRKRNAGLTPGGAGWADAQYGNGATPIIPDYIIPAGASASQVNESTYSYPTPYNGITKANKEGTNWFNEVSSVAPIQEYNLAVSGGGEKSNFAVSAGYLNQKGIIDYTGFNRYSLRANSDFTVTKWLKIGQTIGATVSDRLGYFNTSTTFNTGTAVAYSLRMHPLIPVYDIRGNFAGTKASGTGNGVNPVAMLNRAKDNLSRQMRIMGSVYAQIDFTPNLWFKSLLGIDYNTTRAKVRTLADPEWTQTTNNNVLTESQQDIFQYNWTNILNFNKTFRNVHTVNALAGVEAIRNNNQIFTATRSTFPFTDLDYMVLDAGQKDVSNTGTFDEWALFSYFARVNYDYKGKYLVEATIRRDASSRFAAANRWGTFPAFSAGWRLVEEPFLKGVNWLSDLKMRAGWGQNGNDNVGNYNSYTTYRAAGAESYYNISGTSSTKSDAGLHIYSLGNPAGQWESSTTTNLGLDVVLFNNKFEANLDFYNRRTTNMLYPDSRPDTWGAVVLPSINVGEMRNNGIDLILSYRNRIGKDLNFNIGANLSHYKNTVVRLNGNANEIRYGTTLQNDVYTATTAGQPISSFFGYIVDGIFNTQEEVSAAPKYNPDVNGRDTYSMPGVFKFRDINGDGKITTADRTFIGSPHPTLTYGLNLAVNYKNWDMTLFFQGVTGNKLVNYYSRELLFTRNEGNYLKSRLYESWTPERYANGDKITLPITLTNDANMQKPSTFFVESGAYLRMKDFQIGYTLPTTLTQKLHIDRLRVYFQSTNLFTITKYSGLNPEITEPNDGNKGVDTIAYPTPQIFMMGLNLNF; from the coding sequence ATGCAATTATTCGTTAATTCCTTCCCCTTATTGACCAAAGTTATGAAGGTCACAGGCACTCATATCTTGCTGATTTTGATCTTTGCCAACTTCAGCGTCGCTCGCCCCAGCTTTGCTCAGGAACTGTTGAACCGCCCGGTTTCGATGAATATCAAAAACAAGGAGCTTGGTTCGGTACTTGATCATATAGCCAAAGAAGCCAAAATCCGATTTACCTATGTCCCCAAGCTGATTGATATGGACCAGCGAATCTCACTGGTGGCGACTAAGGAAAAGTTGTCTACGGTTTTAGATCGTCTCCTCAAACCGCTCAATATCAATTACGAGATTGAAGGGGAATTTATCGTGCTTAAACGAGAGCCGGGGCATAGTAGCCGAACAAACGAAACGAGTGATGCCGGTTTATTGAAAGCCATAGCCCTGGCCGATATTGCCTTAACCGGTACCGTTGCCGATGAAAAGGGAGAGCTTTTGCCAGGGGTCAGTGTCGTCTTGAAGGGTACGCAGCGAGGAACGACAACGAACGCCGAGGGGGCCTTTTCGTTTAATGTGCCCGATAACAAAGGCATACTGGTATTCAGCTTTGTGGGCTATATAGCGCAGGAGATCGAAATTGGCAATAAAACAACCTTCACCGTCCGTCTGGCAGCAGAGAGTAAATCATTAAACGAAGTCGTGGTTGTCGGCTATGGCGTACAGGAAAAGAAAACGCTGACCGGTGCCGTCTCTGCTGTTAATGAACAGCAACTCAGAGCCGTACCTACCGGTGATGCAGCCGCCAGGCTTCAGGGGCGGGTCGCCGGAGTGACAGTGGTTACGAGTAGTGAACCTGGTGGAAATTCTACCGTTCGGGTGCGCGGCATTGGGTCGATTAATAACAATGACCCGTTGTACATTGTCGACGGGGTTCCTACCAATACAGGTCTGACGGGGATTAATCCCAATGATGTGGAGTCCATGACTGTCTTAAAGGATGCGTCAGCTTCTGCCATTTACGGATCAAGAGGGGCTAACGGAGTTATTGTTGTCACGACCAAGCGTGGTAAGAAGGGAACATTAAAGCTAAGTTTTGATGCGCGCTACGGCGCTCAACGGGCTGCCAACCAGCTTGCTATGATGAATTCTCAGGAATTAGGGGAACTGTTATGGCAGCGGAAACGAAACGCGGGCTTAACACCCGGTGGCGCTGGCTGGGCGGATGCGCAGTATGGAAATGGAGCGACACCCATTATCCCTGATTACATTATACCGGCAGGAGCTTCAGCCAGTCAGGTGAATGAAAGCACCTACTCGTATCCAACGCCTTACAACGGCATTACGAAAGCGAATAAAGAGGGCACCAACTGGTTCAACGAAGTGTCTTCCGTTGCGCCCATTCAGGAGTACAATTTAGCTGTATCGGGCGGAGGTGAAAAAAGCAATTTTGCCGTAAGCGCCGGGTATTTGAATCAGAAAGGGATTATCGATTATACGGGCTTCAACCGGTATTCTTTACGGGCTAATTCGGATTTTACCGTGACCAAGTGGCTTAAAATTGGCCAAACGATCGGTGCTACCGTGTCCGACCGGTTAGGTTATTTCAATACCAGTACTACCTTCAATACGGGTACGGCAGTTGCTTATTCATTACGTATGCACCCCTTAATACCCGTTTATGATATCCGGGGAAACTTTGCCGGCACGAAAGCATCCGGAACAGGAAATGGGGTAAACCCAGTAGCGATGCTTAACCGGGCTAAAGACAACCTTAGTCGGCAGATGCGCATTATGGGAAGTGTGTACGCGCAAATCGATTTTACCCCCAATCTTTGGTTCAAAAGTCTACTAGGTATTGATTATAATACAACCCGGGCCAAAGTTCGTACCCTGGCCGATCCCGAGTGGACTCAGACCACCAATAATAATGTCCTGACTGAATCCCAACAGGACATCTTCCAGTATAACTGGACCAACATCCTGAATTTTAACAAAACCTTTCGGAACGTCCATACGGTCAACGCATTAGCGGGCGTTGAAGCCATTCGAAACAACAATCAGATCTTTACGGCCACCCGGTCTACATTCCCCTTCACCGACCTGGACTACATGGTGCTGGATGCGGGTCAGAAAGACGTTTCCAATACGGGTACTTTTGATGAGTGGGCGCTGTTTTCCTATTTTGCACGGGTCAATTATGATTACAAAGGGAAGTATTTAGTAGAAGCGACCATCCGCAGGGATGCGTCCTCCCGGTTCGCGGCTGCCAATCGCTGGGGAACCTTCCCGGCTTTTTCAGCAGGTTGGCGACTTGTCGAGGAGCCTTTCCTGAAAGGCGTCAATTGGCTGAGCGATCTAAAAATGCGGGCGGGCTGGGGCCAGAATGGTAATGATAACGTCGGTAATTACAACTCGTATACGACCTACCGTGCGGCCGGGGCCGAGTCCTACTATAATATTTCGGGCACCAGCAGCACCAAGTCCGACGCGGGTCTTCATATTTACTCGCTGGGTAATCCGGCCGGGCAGTGGGAATCATCCACGACGACAAACCTGGGCCTCGATGTGGTCCTCTTCAACAATAAGTTTGAAGCGAACCTTGATTTTTACAACCGTCGGACAACGAATATGCTTTATCCGGATTCCCGGCCGGATACCTGGGGGGCTGTGGTGCTGCCATCGATCAACGTCGGTGAGATGCGCAACAACGGGATCGATCTGATTTTGAGCTATCGGAACCGAATTGGTAAAGATCTGAATTTCAATATCGGAGCCAATTTATCCCACTATAAAAACACGGTGGTTCGGTTGAATGGCAATGCCAACGAAATTCGGTACGGTACTACGTTGCAGAATGATGTATACACCGCTACCACGGCTGGGCAGCCCATCTCATCCTTCTTCGGCTATATTGTGGATGGTATCTTCAATACACAGGAAGAAGTTAGTGCTGCCCCCAAGTATAATCCAGATGTGAATGGAAGAGATACCTACAGCATGCCGGGAGTATTCAAATTCCGGGATATAAACGGGGATGGGAAAATTACCACGGCTGACCGGACTTTTATCGGTTCCCCCCATCCGACGCTTACCTACGGATTGAACCTGGCTGTCAACTACAAAAACTGGGATATGACCTTGTTTTTTCAGGGCGTAACCGGTAACAAACTCGTTAATTATTATAGTCGCGAACTGCTCTTTACCCGCAACGAAGGCAACTACCTGAAGAGCCGGCTGTATGAATCCTGGACACCGGAGCGCTATGCGAATGGCGATAAAATCACGCTCCCAATCACGTTGACCAATGACGCGAATATGCAAAAACCATCCACTTTTTTTGTAGAAAGTGGCGCCTATTTGCGCATGAAGGATTTTCAGATCGGTTACACGTTACCGACTACGCTGACCCAGAAATTGCACATAGACCGGTTAAGAGTCTACTTCCAGTCGACCAACTTATTCACCATCACCAAGTACTCTGGTCTCAATCCTGAGATTACTGAACCCAATGATGGCAACAAAGGCGTTGACACGATTGCTTACCCCACCCCCCAGATTTTCATGATGGGCCTGAATCTGAATTTCTAA
- a CDS encoding 3-keto-disaccharide hydrolase, with translation MKNIRNLVLILVTLTLMGLPAKAQKSDGDWEILFNGKDFTGWRHLNGNHKLDVQDGMIVGTTVPGEPNGFLCTEKEFGDFILELDVSIDTTMNNSGIQFRSLSNLDYLNYRLHGFQMEVDPKPQRWSGSIYDEARRGWLYTTELNLPSKTAFKNNAWNHYRIECIGTSNRTWVNGVPVSHLIDDETVKGMIGLQMHSNNPNDPIPPGDHQIRFKNIRIKTQNIKPSPPDDIFIVNLIPNDLSEAEKRAGYRSLFDGKTAQGLTGASNSTFPNSDWVIEQGTLTIKESKRNEKKSVFLKNPYAAFELKFDFRLAEGADSGVKYLLSKAEENAESLEFQIQDDMLPGNVPRGKDLTALGSVKGLAESKQTIFSKRRIGLWSNAMIRVYPDNRVEHWINGFKMAEYKGRSHEKGFIMLENNGLSVSYRSIKIKELR, from the coding sequence ATGAAAAACATACGAAATCTAGTCTTGATCCTGGTAACCCTGACCCTGATGGGTTTACCAGCAAAAGCGCAAAAGTCCGATGGAGATTGGGAAATTCTTTTCAATGGGAAAGATTTCACGGGCTGGCGGCACCTGAACGGCAATCACAAACTGGACGTTCAAGATGGAATGATCGTTGGAACGACGGTGCCCGGTGAGCCGAACGGATTTCTTTGTACCGAAAAAGAATTCGGTGATTTTATTCTGGAACTGGATGTGTCGATCGATACGACGATGAACAACTCCGGTATTCAGTTTCGGAGTTTGAGTAATCTCGATTACCTGAATTATCGTTTACACGGTTTCCAAATGGAGGTCGACCCGAAACCGCAGCGGTGGAGTGGAAGCATTTACGACGAAGCTCGCCGTGGCTGGTTGTATACGACCGAGTTGAATCTGCCTTCCAAAACGGCCTTTAAAAACAATGCCTGGAACCACTACCGCATTGAATGCATCGGTACCAGTAACCGTACGTGGGTAAACGGCGTGCCGGTTTCGCATTTGATTGATGATGAGACGGTTAAAGGAATGATTGGTTTGCAGATGCATAGCAACAACCCCAATGACCCGATTCCACCAGGTGATCACCAGATCCGTTTTAAAAACATCAGGATCAAAACCCAAAACATCAAACCCTCGCCACCCGACGATATATTCATCGTGAACCTGATCCCGAATGATCTATCGGAAGCAGAAAAAAGAGCTGGGTATCGTTCGCTTTTTGACGGGAAAACGGCACAGGGGCTGACGGGGGCATCTAATTCAACATTTCCTAACTCGGATTGGGTCATTGAACAGGGCACACTGACGATTAAGGAGTCGAAACGGAACGAGAAGAAAAGTGTGTTTTTGAAAAATCCGTATGCCGCTTTTGAATTGAAATTTGACTTCAGACTGGCAGAAGGAGCGGATAGTGGCGTAAAATACCTGTTGTCCAAAGCGGAAGAAAATGCGGAGAGTCTCGAATTTCAAATCCAGGACGATATGCTGCCTGGGAATGTGCCGAGGGGAAAGGATCTTACCGCATTGGGTTCGGTGAAGGGGTTGGCGGAGTCGAAGCAAACGATTTTCTCGAAAAGGCGGATCGGATTGTGGAGCAATGCGATGATCCGGGTTTATCCGGACAACCGCGTCGAGCATTGGATCAATGGATTCAAAATGGCGGAATACAAAGGCAGGTCGCATGAAAAGGGTTTTATCATGTTGGAAAACAATGGTTTATCGGTTTCGTACCGGAGTATTAAAATCAAAGAATTACGCTGA
- a CDS encoding RagB/SusD family nutrient uptake outer membrane protein, translated as MKNKIYVTLTTLIVLLGACTGDFLEIKPKGQTFFDALPNKQGINLLLTGAYADIDGVNGTVGDGWASAVTNWVFGGVSSDDAYKGSNTGDQNAINAVEGFFSDAENLYVSQHWTPLYDGVVRTNDVLKALKLATDMTDAEKKLIEGQARFLRAHYYFELTKVHGKVPYIDENTTNPTVVPNDHVLWPEMEADLKLAADALPSRWSDKGRATKWAAKTYLARVYMFQKKFQLAKDLLQDVYTNGGFSLMPSYEQNYMIKTINNAESIFEIQYAVNDGFPNSPNAGLGESICGPHFIGSSGFYLPTHSLVSAYRVGADGLPLLDDAYSADDILPFATNGSSVLYKGPVDPRLDHTVGRPGVPFLDWGIHQGLSWVRDPSNAGPYNNKKNMFLKSELGALSNTTGVRVFPNANNYRLFKLSNVIIWLAECEAEVGSLQTATTLVNLIRNRAKNSNVVRFADGTPAANYKVEPYPGTFSTKDYALKAIRYESRIEFAMEGIRFFELVRWGIVGPVMNNYLAVEGTVLPYNKGKVFNVGQHEIWPIPQRQIDISVKDGKSVLTQNPGY; from the coding sequence ATGAAAAATAAAATATATGTTACCCTGACGACACTGATTGTCCTTCTTGGTGCCTGCACTGGGGATTTTTTAGAGATCAAACCAAAAGGCCAGACATTTTTTGACGCTCTACCCAACAAACAGGGTATAAATCTCCTGCTAACAGGTGCTTATGCGGATATCGACGGCGTAAACGGAACTGTGGGTGATGGCTGGGCCAGTGCCGTTACCAACTGGGTATTTGGCGGAGTTTCCTCCGATGATGCCTATAAAGGATCGAACACGGGTGATCAAAACGCCATCAACGCCGTTGAGGGATTTTTTTCCGACGCAGAAAACCTGTATGTTTCCCAGCACTGGACACCCCTCTATGATGGTGTCGTTCGAACGAATGACGTGCTCAAAGCGCTGAAACTGGCTACCGATATGACGGATGCCGAAAAAAAGCTGATTGAAGGCCAGGCACGGTTCCTGCGCGCGCATTACTACTTCGAACTGACTAAAGTACACGGTAAAGTGCCGTATATCGACGAAAATACGACCAATCCGACGGTCGTGCCGAACGATCATGTCTTATGGCCGGAAATGGAAGCAGATCTGAAGCTGGCGGCAGATGCATTGCCTTCCCGCTGGTCTGATAAAGGACGGGCCACCAAGTGGGCAGCCAAAACATACCTGGCAAGGGTCTATATGTTCCAGAAAAAATTTCAACTGGCAAAGGATCTGCTCCAGGATGTGTATACCAATGGCGGTTTTAGTCTGATGCCCAGCTACGAGCAGAATTACATGATCAAGACCATCAATAATGCGGAGTCAATTTTTGAAATTCAGTATGCGGTAAACGATGGCTTTCCGAATTCGCCGAACGCTGGACTTGGAGAATCCATTTGTGGTCCGCATTTTATTGGTTCAAGCGGATTTTATCTGCCGACCCACAGCCTTGTCAGTGCCTACCGGGTGGGGGCAGATGGTCTGCCACTACTGGATGATGCCTATTCTGCAGATGATATCCTACCCTTTGCCACCAACGGATCATCCGTATTGTACAAAGGGCCGGTCGATCCCCGGCTTGACCATACAGTGGGCCGTCCGGGCGTTCCCTTTCTGGATTGGGGTATCCACCAGGGACTTTCCTGGGTGCGGGATCCGAGTAATGCGGGCCCCTACAACAATAAGAAAAACATGTTCCTTAAATCGGAACTGGGGGCTTTGTCGAATACAACGGGGGTAAGGGTCTTTCCCAATGCCAATAATTACCGGCTGTTTAAATTAAGCAATGTCATTATCTGGCTAGCCGAATGTGAAGCGGAAGTCGGCTCGCTACAGACAGCCACAACGCTGGTTAACCTGATCCGAAACCGGGCCAAAAACTCCAATGTCGTTCGTTTTGCCGATGGTACGCCTGCCGCCAATTATAAAGTTGAACCCTATCCAGGCACGTTTTCTACAAAAGATTATGCACTTAAAGCGATTCGGTATGAAAGTCGTATTGAATTTGCTATGGAAGGGATTCGCTTTTTTGAACTGGTGCGCTGGGGCATTGTCGGCCCGGTCATGAACAACTACCTCGCAGTAGAAGGTACGGTCTTGCCCTATAATAAAGGGAAAGTATTTAATGTAGGGCAACATGAAATCTGGCCCATTCCGCAGCGTCAAATCGACATTTCGGTCAAAGATGGCAAGTCAGTACTGACCCAGAATCCAGGCTATTAA
- a CDS encoding outer membrane protein assembly factor BamB family protein, translating to MDNLRGGSENIKYSALDQINTSNVKNLKVAWEYASGEASATNTTDMKTNPIIVNGIMYGLNPQLKLFALDAATGTVKWVYDPGSIPEKGKNVGRGPFGPSTKICRGVTYYNGGKNDQRILYTPGGGHMLYCINALTGKVIPTFGTNGHIDLHDELDMENAHDLHISNTSPGIIYKNLIIMGSRLAESAEAAPGHIRAFDVHTGKRKWIFHTIPHPGEPGYETWESPGAYKYVGGANAWGGFSLDEKRGLVFAGTGSATPDFYGGNRKGNNLYANSILALDAATGKLKWHYQTVHHDLWDWDHAAHPILVTVKKDGKPVDAVVQITKQGYIFMFNRETGDPIHPINEVPVPKSDLAGEWTSPTQPVPSFFKPFVRQRLTEDDLLKEGIPDSSYQDILKKFRSYKTDNMWNPPSLQGTIESPGWNGGAEWGGPTFDPTSGIMYINANESPWVMKMQEVKKGEMIAKQTNFEAGQMLYQQNCSGCHGKDRRAGETNKALSANPSLVGIAENSNLKPGQKYDERSFKSLISSGRNNMPPFGHLSAEQKTALASFILNLDKIKDQPFKDLNTKEEPAHFRTPYSFAGGPYGIGKFLTKEGFPAVKTPWGHLSAVDLNTGKELWKQPLGDYPEMKAKGIRSGSENFGGSVVTAGGLVFIAATRDEKFRAFDKKTGELLWEVKIPAAGIATPAVYQVNGKQFVVIACGGGGKQRTKSGDKYVAFALPTSQK from the coding sequence CTGGACAATTTACGGGGGGGAAGTGAGAACATCAAATACTCGGCCCTCGATCAGATCAATACCAGCAATGTAAAAAATCTAAAGGTCGCCTGGGAGTACGCTTCCGGCGAAGCCTCTGCAACGAATACGACCGATATGAAAACCAATCCTATTATTGTCAATGGGATCATGTACGGGTTGAATCCGCAACTCAAACTGTTCGCCCTCGATGCGGCTACCGGTACCGTGAAGTGGGTGTACGATCCGGGCAGCATTCCCGAGAAGGGAAAGAATGTGGGCAGGGGACCTTTTGGCCCTTCCACCAAAATTTGCCGGGGGGTTACGTATTACAATGGAGGTAAGAATGACCAACGAATCTTGTATACACCCGGTGGGGGGCATATGCTATACTGCATTAACGCGCTAACGGGCAAGGTTATCCCAACCTTTGGCACCAATGGACACATTGATCTCCACGATGAGCTGGATATGGAAAATGCTCATGATCTGCATATTTCCAATACCAGTCCGGGTATTATTTACAAAAACTTAATCATTATGGGCTCGCGGCTGGCCGAATCTGCTGAGGCAGCACCCGGTCATATCCGGGCGTTCGATGTACATACGGGTAAGCGCAAATGGATCTTTCACACGATTCCACATCCTGGAGAACCGGGCTATGAAACCTGGGAAAGTCCAGGTGCCTATAAATACGTGGGTGGAGCCAATGCCTGGGGCGGTTTTAGTCTGGATGAAAAACGAGGATTGGTCTTTGCCGGTACGGGTTCGGCTACCCCCGATTTCTACGGAGGTAATCGTAAAGGGAATAACCTATACGCTAATTCGATTTTGGCATTGGACGCGGCTACCGGCAAACTAAAATGGCATTATCAGACCGTTCACCATGATTTGTGGGACTGGGACCATGCCGCCCACCCCATCCTGGTCACGGTTAAAAAGGATGGCAAACCAGTCGATGCCGTTGTCCAGATTACGAAGCAGGGCTACATCTTTATGTTCAACCGGGAGACGGGTGACCCCATCCATCCCATCAACGAGGTGCCGGTCCCCAAATCGGACCTGGCGGGTGAATGGACATCCCCAACCCAGCCGGTTCCTTCCTTTTTCAAACCGTTTGTCCGTCAGCGGCTTACCGAAGATGATCTTCTAAAAGAGGGGATACCCGATTCCTCCTACCAGGACATCCTGAAAAAGTTTCGCTCCTACAAGACCGATAACATGTGGAATCCACCCTCGTTACAGGGTACGATTGAAAGTCCGGGCTGGAACGGCGGGGCCGAGTGGGGTGGTCCCACCTTTGATCCCACCTCGGGTATCATGTACATTAACGCCAATGAATCGCCGTGGGTCATGAAAATGCAGGAGGTCAAAAAAGGGGAGATGATCGCGAAACAAACCAACTTCGAGGCTGGCCAGATGCTTTATCAGCAGAATTGCAGTGGTTGCCATGGTAAAGACAGAAGGGCGGGAGAGACGAACAAAGCCTTATCGGCGAATCCATCGCTGGTAGGCATTGCAGAAAACAGCAATTTGAAACCTGGTCAGAAATACGATGAGAGATCATTTAAAAGCCTCATCAGTTCGGGTCGAAATAACATGCCACCCTTTGGTCACCTGAGCGCCGAACAGAAAACAGCGCTGGCTTCCTTCATTTTGAATCTGGACAAAATTAAAGATCAACCCTTTAAAGATTTAAATACGAAAGAAGAACCGGCGCATTTCAGAACGCCCTACAGCTTTGCGGGCGGGCCCTATGGGATTGGTAAATTTCTGACTAAAGAAGGATTCCCCGCCGTAAAGACCCCCTGGGGGCATTTGTCGGCCGTCGATCTCAATACCGGTAAAGAGCTCTGGAAACAGCCCCTCGGTGATTACCCTGAAATGAAAGCGAAAGGCATCCGCTCCGGAAGTGAAAACTTTGGAGGATCGGTGGTAACGGCGGGGGGATTGGTCTTCATTGCGGCTACCCGCGACGAAAAATTCAGGGCCTTCGATAAGAAGACCGGCGAACTACTTTGGGAGGTGAAAATTCCCGCGGCTGGTATTGCGACGCCCGCTGTCTATCAGGTGAACGGTAAACAGTTCGTGGTCATTGCCTGTGGTGGTGGAGGTAAACAACGGACTAAGTCGGGTGATAAATACGTGGCGTTCGCCTTACCGACTTCCCAAAAGTAG
- a CDS encoding FecR family protein, with amino-acid sequence MTAYLHYTPEDFIQDDLFRRWVLTSDEDTGQFWQNFLTIYPDKKPDVTRARALLLAMESLGGDPSLEQGQRMKQTIFDHIEIQELTTQSVFTVVYTNFSRYWVSIAATVALVGMVWWYISTHNSTYLPPTYDKQVAQMQEPLIEQTNQTRNTQRVQLPDGSTVLLSPNAKLSYEQDFTGRQRKVYLSGQGYFEVVKDDSKPFLVFANNVVTQVVGTRFTVNSAQSAIGISVIVKSGKVKVFTLDQYQKPETQKAAETIVLTANQQATYDPVQELLTKSIVARPEIVQNPEKFPGFNFKSASINDVFTTLERSYGVTILYNQQSVEKCNLTAQLGDEPLFKKLDIICRTIDATYEVWGTKIVVTGKGCSPD; translated from the coding sequence GTGACAGCCTATTTACACTATACACCTGAAGATTTCATCCAGGACGACCTTTTTCGTCGTTGGGTTCTCACATCAGACGAGGACACAGGGCAATTTTGGCAAAACTTTCTGACGATTTATCCGGATAAAAAACCAGATGTCACCCGTGCCCGCGCCCTGCTGCTGGCCATGGAGTCGCTAGGTGGTGATCCGAGCCTGGAACAGGGGCAGCGGATGAAGCAAACTATTTTTGACCATATAGAAATACAGGAGCTTACAACACAATCAGTATTTACCGTCGTTTACACTAATTTTTCAAGATATTGGGTATCCATTGCCGCAACAGTAGCGCTGGTGGGCATGGTTTGGTGGTATATATCGACCCACAATTCGACGTATTTGCCACCAACCTATGACAAGCAAGTCGCTCAGATGCAAGAACCGCTCATTGAGCAGACCAACCAAACCAGGAATACGCAACGCGTACAATTGCCGGATGGGAGCACTGTCCTGTTAAGTCCTAATGCTAAACTGAGTTATGAACAGGACTTTACCGGCCGTCAACGGAAGGTTTACTTATCGGGACAGGGTTATTTTGAGGTGGTGAAAGACGATTCGAAACCTTTTTTAGTTTTTGCCAATAATGTTGTTACCCAGGTAGTTGGCACTCGTTTTACCGTCAATAGCGCGCAGAGCGCAATTGGAATTAGCGTCATTGTCAAGTCGGGGAAAGTAAAGGTATTCACCCTTGATCAGTACCAAAAACCAGAAACCCAAAAAGCAGCGGAAACAATCGTGCTCACCGCCAATCAGCAGGCGACCTATGATCCAGTTCAGGAATTGCTAACCAAGAGCATCGTTGCCAGGCCGGAAATCGTACAAAATCCCGAAAAATTCCCTGGCTTCAATTTTAAAAGTGCCTCGATCAATGATGTATTTACCACGCTGGAACGGTCGTATGGCGTTACGATCCTGTATAACCAACAGTCTGTCGAAAAATGCAATCTGACCGCTCAACTTGGTGATGAACCCTTGTTTAAAAAATTAGATATAATCTGCCGGACGATCGATGCCACCTATGAAGTGTGGGGAACAAAAATTGTCGTGACCGGAAAAGGCTGTTCACCCGATTAA